In Silene latifolia isolate original U9 population chromosome X, ASM4854445v1, whole genome shotgun sequence, the following proteins share a genomic window:
- the LOC141623600 gene encoding uncharacterized protein LOC141623600, with protein sequence MLSCQGNENSLEKVSLGGPALHVFLARSYTEYLKTFFEEMFLCSQKLLSSEEIYEKVLDRMSQLLPSSEGNGRIVEDLLWVKKITLLNLALTQTTKRRPAISVPTYIGVHRRVG encoded by the exons ATGTTGTCTTGTCAGGGCAATGAGAATAGTCTGGAAAAGGTGTCTCTAGGTGGTCCTGCTCTTCATGTATTTCTTGC GAGATCGTACACTGAATATTTGAAAACCTTTTTTGAGGAGATGTTCCTGTGTAGCCAGAAGCTTCTATCATCAGAAGAGATTTATGAGAAAGTGTTGGACCGGATGAGT CAATTACTTCCGAGCTCCGAGGGAAATGGCAGGATAGTCGAAGATCTTCTATGGGTAAAGAAGATAACTCTACTGAACCTAGCCCTAACCCAAACAACCAAGAGAAGACCAGCGATAAGTGTACCAACCTACATCGGTGTCCATCG AAGAGTTGGTTGA